The following are from one region of the Cyanobium sp. ATX 6F1 genome:
- a CDS encoding rod shape-determining protein → MFFRRFQLSRDIGIDLGTANTLMYVSGKGIVLQEPSVVALDLEKGVPLAVGDEAKLMLGRTPGNIRAVRPLRDGVIADFDAAEMMIKSFIQKGNEGRGIVAPRLVIGIPSGVTGVERRAVREAGLAGAREVHLIDEPVAAAIGAGLPVTEPVGTMIVDIGGGTTEVAVLSLGGTVLSESVRVAGDELSEAIGIYLKKVHNLVVGERTAEDIKIRIGSAFPDDRHDDTSMDVRGLHLLSGLPRTINVRAGDIREAMAEPLNVIVEAVKRTLERTPPELAADIVDRGIMLAGGGALVRGISDLISHETGILTHIAEDPLLCVVNGCGRVLEDYKRLERVLDTPDFSRNTN, encoded by the coding sequence GTGTTCTTTCGACGTTTCCAGCTCTCACGCGACATCGGCATCGATCTGGGAACGGCCAACACCTTGATGTACGTGTCCGGCAAGGGGATCGTGCTGCAGGAACCCTCGGTGGTGGCGCTCGATCTGGAGAAGGGGGTGCCCCTGGCGGTGGGCGATGAGGCCAAGTTGATGCTCGGTCGCACCCCCGGGAACATCCGGGCCGTGCGCCCCCTGCGCGATGGCGTGATCGCCGACTTCGACGCCGCTGAAATGATGATCAAGTCCTTCATTCAGAAGGGCAATGAGGGCCGCGGCATCGTGGCTCCCCGGCTGGTGATCGGCATTCCCAGCGGCGTGACCGGCGTGGAGCGGCGGGCCGTGCGTGAGGCGGGCCTGGCCGGCGCCCGGGAGGTGCACCTGATCGATGAGCCGGTGGCGGCGGCGATCGGCGCCGGTCTTCCGGTCACCGAGCCCGTGGGCACGATGATCGTCGACATCGGCGGCGGCACCACCGAAGTGGCCGTGCTGAGCCTGGGCGGCACGGTGCTGAGCGAGTCGGTGCGGGTGGCCGGCGACGAACTCAGCGAGGCCATCGGCATCTACCTCAAGAAGGTCCATAACCTCGTGGTGGGTGAGCGCACCGCCGAGGACATCAAGATCCGGATCGGATCGGCCTTCCCCGACGATCGCCACGACGACACCTCCATGGATGTGCGTGGTCTCCACCTGCTCTCCGGTCTGCCCCGCACGATCAATGTGCGCGCCGGTGACATCCGCGAGGCCATGGCCGAACCCCTGAACGTGATCGTCGAGGCGGTCAAGCGCACCCTGGAGCGCACCCCCCCCGAGCTGGCCGCCGACATCGTCGATCGCGGCATCATGCTCGCCGGCGGCGGCGCCCTGGTGCGCGGCATCAGCGACCTGATCAGCCACGAGACCGGCATCCTCACCCACATCGCCGAGGATCCACTGCTCTGTGTGGTCAACGGCTGCGGCCGGGTGCTGGAGGACTACAAGCGCCTGGAGCGGGTGCTGGACACCCCTGACTTCTCGCGCAACACCAACTGA
- a CDS encoding single-stranded DNA-binding protein: protein MGVNSVTLVGRAGRDPEVRYFESGSVVANLTLAVNRRNRDEEPDWFNLEIWGKQAQVAADYVRKGSQLGIIGSLKLDRWTDRATGEERSKPVVRVDRLELLGSKRDGEQGSAYAEGGGYGGGEPSSEEVPF, encoded by the coding sequence ATGGGCGTCAATTCCGTCACCCTCGTCGGCCGGGCCGGCCGCGACCCCGAGGTGCGCTACTTCGAATCGGGCAGCGTGGTGGCCAACCTCACCCTTGCGGTCAACCGCCGCAACCGCGACGAAGAGCCCGACTGGTTCAACCTCGAGATCTGGGGCAAGCAAGCCCAGGTGGCCGCCGACTATGTCCGCAAGGGCTCCCAGCTGGGAATCATCGGTTCGCTCAAGCTCGACCGCTGGACCGACCGGGCCACCGGTGAGGAACGCAGCAAGCCGGTGGTGCGGGTGGACCGCCTCGAACTGCTGGGCTCCAAACGCGACGGCGAGCAGGGCAGTGCCTATGCCGAGGGAGGTGGCTACGGGGGAGGTGAGCCCAGCTCCGAGGAAGTGCCTTTCTGA
- a CDS encoding DedA family protein codes for MIGSAVEANPTAGYGAIFAAMFLENLFPPIPSELIMPLGGFYVQQGKLALVPVVLAGLLGTVLGALPWYGVGRLVNEERIEHWLERHGRWIGISTKELRRSRSWFNRHGTALVFWGRLVPGIRTLISVPAGIEMMPLAPFLIWTTAGSLIWTLLLTVAGMMLGEGYTNVEVWMEPFTKAIKVLLVLSVLGLGAWLGLRTWNKHRNTH; via the coding sequence ATGATCGGATCGGCGGTGGAGGCCAATCCGACCGCGGGTTATGGCGCGATTTTTGCCGCCATGTTTCTGGAGAATTTGTTTCCGCCCATTCCCTCGGAATTGATCATGCCCCTGGGGGGGTTCTATGTGCAGCAGGGGAAGCTCGCCTTGGTTCCAGTGGTGCTGGCCGGTTTGCTGGGCACAGTGCTCGGAGCCCTGCCCTGGTACGGCGTTGGCCGCCTCGTGAACGAAGAGCGGATTGAGCATTGGCTCGAGCGCCATGGCCGCTGGATCGGCATCAGCACCAAGGAGCTACGCCGCAGCCGCAGCTGGTTCAACCGCCACGGCACGGCGCTGGTGTTCTGGGGTCGACTGGTGCCAGGGATCCGCACGCTGATCTCGGTGCCGGCGGGGATCGAGATGATGCCTTTGGCCCCCTTCCTGATCTGGACCACCGCAGGCAGTCTGATCTGGACCCTGCTGCTGACGGTGGCTGGGATGATGCTGGGTGAGGGCTACACCAACGTAGAAGTTTGGATGGAGCCGTTCACCAAGGCGATCAAGGTGCTGTTGGTGCTCTCTGTGCTCGGCCTGGGGGCCTGGTTGGGGCTGCGCACCTGGAACAAGCACCGCAACACACACTGA
- the ahcY gene encoding adenosylhomocysteinase codes for MVAAPSSPALQVTNTYVIADIGLADFGRKEIAIAETEMPGLMALRQKYGAEQPLAGARIAGSLHMTIQTAVLIETLVALGAEVRWASCNIFSTQDHAAAAIAAANVPVFAYKGETLDEYWAFTHRILEWGDGGTPNMILDDGGDATGLVILGTKAESDLSVLENPSNEEETALFNSIRQKLAAQPGFYSRIHANIQGVTEETTTGVARLYQLQKSGELPFPAINVNDSVTKSKFDNLYGCRESLVDSIKRATDVMVAGKVALVMGYGDVGKGSAQSLRGLGAIVMIAEIDPICALQAAMEGYRVVRLDEVVGDVDIFVTATGNFRVIRHEHLIQMKDQAIVCNIGHFDNEIDVASLKQYTWDNIKPQVDHIILPSGNKIILLAEGRLVNLGCATGHPSFVMSNSFTNQVLAQIELFTKGDQYGKQVYVLPKHLDEMVARLHLEKIGVKLTELSADQAAYINVPVEGPYKSDHYRY; via the coding sequence ATGGTTGCCGCCCCCAGCTCGCCTGCCCTGCAGGTCACCAACACCTATGTGATCGCCGACATCGGCCTGGCCGACTTCGGCCGCAAGGAGATCGCGATCGCCGAAACCGAGATGCCCGGCCTGATGGCCTTGCGTCAGAAGTACGGCGCCGAACAGCCCCTGGCGGGTGCCCGCATCGCCGGGTCGCTGCACATGACGATCCAGACCGCCGTTCTGATCGAAACCCTGGTGGCCCTCGGCGCCGAGGTGCGCTGGGCTTCCTGCAACATTTTCTCAACCCAGGACCACGCCGCCGCGGCCATCGCTGCCGCCAACGTTCCTGTGTTCGCCTATAAGGGCGAAACCCTTGATGAGTATTGGGCCTTCACCCACCGCATCCTCGAGTGGGGCGATGGCGGCACGCCCAACATGATCCTCGACGATGGCGGCGACGCCACCGGTCTGGTGATTCTGGGCACCAAAGCTGAGAGCGATCTTTCCGTTCTTGAGAACCCCTCGAACGAAGAAGAAACCGCCCTCTTTAACTCGATTCGCCAGAAGCTGGCCGCCCAGCCCGGCTTCTACTCCCGCATCCACGCCAACATCCAGGGCGTCACCGAGGAGACCACCACCGGTGTTGCCCGCCTCTACCAGCTGCAGAAGAGCGGCGAGCTGCCCTTCCCTGCCATCAACGTCAACGATTCGGTCACCAAGAGCAAATTCGACAACCTCTACGGCTGCCGCGAATCCCTGGTCGACAGCATCAAGCGCGCCACCGACGTGATGGTGGCGGGCAAGGTGGCTCTGGTGATGGGCTACGGCGATGTGGGCAAGGGTTCAGCACAGTCGCTGCGCGGCCTCGGCGCGATCGTGATGATCGCCGAGATCGACCCGATCTGCGCCCTTCAGGCCGCCATGGAGGGCTACCGGGTGGTGCGCCTCGATGAGGTGGTGGGCGATGTGGACATCTTCGTGACCGCCACGGGCAACTTCCGGGTGATCCGCCATGAGCACCTGATCCAGATGAAGGATCAGGCGATCGTCTGCAACATCGGCCACTTCGACAACGAGATCGATGTGGCTTCGCTCAAGCAGTACACCTGGGACAACATCAAGCCCCAGGTCGATCACATCATCCTGCCCAGCGGCAACAAGATCATCCTGCTGGCCGAGGGCCGACTGGTGAACCTGGGTTGCGCCACCGGCCACCCCAGCTTCGTGATGTCCAACTCCTTCACCAATCAGGTGCTGGCCCAGATCGAGTTGTTCACCAAAGGCGATCAGTACGGCAAACAAGTTTATGTCTTGCCCAAGCATCTCGATGAGATGGTCGCCCGCCTGCACCTCGAGAAAATCGGCGTCAAGCTCACCGAGCTCAGCGCCGACCAGGCCGCCTACATCAACGTGCCGGTGGAAGGCCCCTACAAGAGCGACCACTACCGCTACTGA
- the tsaE gene encoding tRNA (adenosine(37)-N6)-threonylcarbamoyltransferase complex ATPase subunit type 1 TsaE, with translation MDQRDVFLADPSATARLGERLAVELLSLEPADRLLLLRGQLGAGKTSLVQGLASGLGIDEPVTSPTFALAQHYQGCRGEALTHLVHLDLYRLEGASAADLYRQEEEEALALGAVLAVEWPERLPFLPAGAWWLDLEPEAEGRRARLFRAP, from the coding sequence ATGGACCAGCGTGATGTGTTCCTGGCCGACCCGTCGGCCACCGCCCGGCTGGGGGAACGTCTGGCCGTCGAGTTGCTGAGCCTGGAGCCAGCCGACCGCCTGCTGCTGCTGCGGGGCCAGCTGGGGGCGGGCAAGACCTCCCTGGTGCAGGGTCTGGCCAGCGGCCTCGGCATCGACGAGCCGGTCACCAGCCCCACCTTCGCCTTAGCCCAGCATTACCAGGGCTGCCGGGGCGAAGCACTGACCCATCTGGTCCACCTCGATCTGTACCGGCTGGAGGGGGCCTCGGCCGCTGATCTCTACCGGCAGGAGGAGGAGGAAGCCCTGGCCCTCGGAGCCGTACTGGCGGTGGAATGGCCCGAGCGGCTGCCGTTCCTGCCGGCAGGCGCCTGGTGGCTGGATCTGGAACCCGAAGCGGAGGGGCGGCGGGCCAGGTTATTCAGAGCCCCCTAG
- a CDS encoding carbohydrate kinase family protein: protein MAKVLCLGEALVDRLGPPGGDPALAGPVDDRLGGAPANVACGLARLGTSAALLARLGEDEFGRAFERLLLARGVDTQGLQWDGWRPTRAVLVRRERSGERHFGGFAGDRGEGFADQALDAAALGAPLAQLLPAARWLLIGSLPLASPASGEALWRAVALAAAAGVPVALDVNWRPSFWSVGPEEAKTILAPLLERTQLLKLAGEEADWLFERLGASRRDPRVIAAALPQAPAVVISDGEAPVRWWLGGHSGELAPAPVPVLDTTGAGDAFLAGLLHRLCAEPELLAAAEAAQVRDAIAFACACGALVCQGAGAIDPQPDQAQVAKALKEWALPP from the coding sequence ATGGCGAAGGTGCTCTGCCTCGGCGAGGCCCTGGTGGATCGGCTCGGTCCGCCGGGGGGCGACCCGGCCCTGGCGGGCCCCGTCGACGATCGCCTGGGTGGGGCCCCCGCCAACGTGGCCTGCGGCCTGGCCCGGCTGGGCACCTCCGCCGCACTTCTGGCCCGTCTCGGGGAAGACGAGTTTGGGCGTGCGTTTGAGCGGCTGCTGCTCGCGCGCGGCGTGGACACCCAGGGGCTGCAGTGGGATGGGTGGCGGCCCACCCGGGCCGTGCTGGTGCGGCGGGAGCGCTCCGGTGAGCGTCATTTCGGTGGTTTTGCCGGTGATCGGGGCGAGGGCTTCGCCGATCAGGCCCTCGATGCCGCCGCCCTGGGGGCTCCCCTCGCCCAGCTGCTGCCGGCGGCCCGCTGGTTGCTGATCGGCAGCCTGCCCCTGGCAAGCCCCGCTTCGGGGGAGGCCCTGTGGCGAGCTGTGGCGCTGGCGGCGGCCGCGGGGGTGCCCGTGGCTCTCGATGTGAACTGGCGTCCCAGTTTCTGGTCCGTGGGGCCTGAGGAGGCCAAGACCATCCTGGCGCCGTTGCTGGAGCGAACGCAGCTGTTGAAATTGGCCGGCGAAGAGGCGGATTGGCTGTTCGAGCGTCTGGGGGCCTCCCGCCGGGACCCCAGGGTGATCGCCGCCGCCCTGCCCCAGGCTCCGGCGGTGGTGATCTCCGATGGTGAGGCACCGGTGCGCTGGTGGCTGGGGGGGCACAGCGGTGAGCTGGCCCCCGCCCCCGTGCCCGTGCTGGACACCACCGGGGCAGGGGATGCCTTCCTCGCCGGGCTGCTGCACCGGCTGTGCGCCGAGCCGGAGCTGCTGGCGGCAGCCGAGGCGGCCCAGGTGCGGGACGCGATCGCCTTTGCCTGCGCCTGTGGCGCCCTGGTGTGTCAGGGGGCCGGCGCGATCGATCCCCAACCGGATCAGGCCCAGGTGGCGAAGGCTTTGAAGGAGTGGGCGCTTCCCCCCTAG
- the mutT gene encoding 8-oxo-dGTP diphosphatase MutT encodes MTPSPWDPAALRSALLVWWEDHGRHDLPWKLTAQGTRPEPGEPLCVFSLWTAEVMLQQTQLAVMLPYWRRWMVAFPDLVTLAASDQQAVLLHWQGLGYYARARRLHQAAGSLLAAAAERAADPWPRTLEGWLALPGIGRSTAGSILSSAFDRPHPILDGNVQRVLARLLAHPEPPRRQGRLFWALSAELLDPLRPRDFNQALMDLGATVCTPRQPACGRCPWRSACAAYAAGDPQAYPVSDPGKSPPFQVIGVAVVLDDSGRVLIDQRLEEGLLGGLWEFPGGKQEPGEAIEATIVRELVEELAIEVEVGEELITLEHAYSHKRLRFVVHLCRWRSGEPQPLASQQVRWVEPERLAEFPFPAANARIIAALRERLTR; translated from the coding sequence TTGACCCCATCGCCCTGGGATCCCGCCGCCCTGCGCTCCGCCCTGCTGGTTTGGTGGGAGGACCATGGCCGTCACGATCTGCCCTGGAAGCTCACGGCACAGGGCACACGGCCTGAACCGGGTGAACCCTTGTGTGTGTTCAGTCTTTGGACGGCTGAAGTGATGCTTCAGCAGACCCAGCTGGCGGTGATGCTTCCCTACTGGCGGCGCTGGATGGTGGCCTTTCCCGATCTGGTCACCCTGGCGGCGAGCGATCAGCAGGCTGTGCTGCTGCACTGGCAAGGGCTGGGCTACTACGCCCGTGCCCGGCGCCTGCACCAGGCGGCTGGTTCGCTTCTGGCGGCGGCGGCAGAGAGGGCCGCCGACCCCTGGCCGCGAACGCTCGAGGGCTGGCTGGCGTTGCCGGGCATCGGTCGCAGCACCGCCGGCAGCATTCTTTCCTCGGCCTTCGATCGGCCCCATCCGATCCTCGATGGCAATGTCCAAAGGGTTCTGGCGCGCCTGCTGGCCCATCCCGAGCCGCCCCGCCGCCAGGGGCGCCTGTTCTGGGCGCTCAGCGCTGAACTGCTGGATCCGCTGCGCCCCAGGGATTTCAACCAGGCGTTGATGGATCTGGGCGCCACGGTCTGCACCCCCCGCCAGCCAGCCTGTGGGCGCTGCCCCTGGCGATCGGCTTGCGCTGCCTACGCTGCCGGCGATCCCCAGGCCTACCCCGTGAGCGACCCCGGCAAGAGCCCGCCCTTCCAGGTGATCGGGGTGGCGGTGGTGCTCGATGACAGCGGCCGGGTGCTGATCGATCAGCGCCTGGAGGAGGGGTTGCTGGGGGGGCTGTGGGAGTTCCCGGGCGGCAAGCAGGAGCCGGGGGAGGCGATCGAGGCCACGATCGTGCGTGAGCTGGTCGAGGAACTGGCGATCGAGGTGGAGGTGGGGGAGGAACTGATCACCCTGGAGCACGCCTACAGCCACAAGCGCCTGCGCTTCGTGGTGCACCTCTGTCGCTGGCGCTCGGGCGAGCCCCAGCCCCTGGCCAGCCAGCAGGTGCGCTGGGTGGAGCCGGAGCGGCTGGCGGAGTTCCCCTTCCCGGCCGCCAATGCACGGATCATTGCGGCCCTGAGGGAACGACTGACCCGTTGA
- a CDS encoding RpoD/SigA family RNA polymerase sigma factor codes for MPSLEGDLVRSYLRDIGRVPLLSHEQEITLGRQVQELMALEELAEELEMRQGAKPSEPEWAAAAQLEPPALRRKLANGRRAKERMVAANLRLVVSVAKKYTKRNMELLDLIQEGTIGLVRGVEKFDPTRGYKFSTYAYWWIRQGITRAIAEKSRTIRLPIHITETLNKLKKGQRELSQELGRTPTVSELAVAVELPEEEVKDLLCRARQPVSLEMKVGDGDDTELLDLLQGDDQLPSDAVDGACLRGDMRALLEQLPEIQCRVLKMRYGIDVEEPMSLTGIGRILGMSRDRIRNLERDGLIGLRRLSDSVAAYVAS; via the coding sequence ATGCCCTCCCTAGAGGGCGATCTGGTGCGCTCCTACCTGCGCGACATCGGTCGCGTGCCCCTGCTCAGCCATGAGCAGGAGATCACCCTCGGCCGCCAGGTGCAGGAACTGATGGCGCTCGAGGAGCTCGCCGAGGAGCTGGAGATGCGCCAGGGCGCCAAGCCCTCGGAGCCCGAATGGGCCGCCGCCGCCCAGCTGGAGCCTCCCGCGCTCAGGCGCAAGCTGGCCAATGGCCGCCGCGCCAAGGAGCGCATGGTTGCCGCCAACCTGCGCCTGGTGGTGAGCGTGGCCAAGAAGTACACCAAGCGGAACATGGAGCTGCTGGATCTGATCCAGGAGGGCACCATCGGCCTGGTGCGCGGCGTGGAGAAATTCGATCCCACCCGCGGCTACAAGTTCTCCACCTACGCCTACTGGTGGATCCGCCAGGGGATCACCCGGGCGATCGCCGAGAAGAGCCGCACGATCCGGCTGCCGATCCACATCACCGAAACCCTCAACAAGCTCAAGAAAGGCCAGCGCGAGCTGAGCCAGGAGCTGGGCCGCACCCCCACCGTCAGTGAGCTGGCCGTGGCCGTGGAGCTCCCCGAAGAAGAAGTCAAAGACCTGCTCTGCCGCGCCCGTCAGCCGGTGAGCCTGGAGATGAAGGTGGGTGATGGCGATGACACCGAGCTGCTGGATCTGCTCCAGGGCGATGACCAGCTGCCTTCTGACGCCGTCGATGGGGCCTGCCTGCGGGGTGACATGCGCGCCCTGCTGGAGCAGCTGCCCGAAATCCAGTGCCGGGTGCTGAAGATGCGCTACGGCATCGATGTGGAGGAGCCGATGAGCCTCACCGGCATTGGCCGCATCCTGGGCATGAGCCGCGACCGCATCCGCAACCTGGAGCGCGATGGGCTGATCGGCCTTCGGCGCCTCAGCGACAGCGTCGCGGCCTACGTGGCGAGCTGA
- the mgtE gene encoding magnesium transporter encodes MSEATGISSGRNSGGADLAELVAQQLQSLLEAGNYDGVKLLLQPVQPVDVAEAIGTLPRTLQALAFRLLPKDQAIEIYEYLEPAVQQTLLERLRSGEVLELVEEMSPDDRVRLFDELPAKVVRRLLAELSPAERRVTAQLLGYEAETAGRLMTTEFIDLKEFHSAAQALSIVRRRARDTETIYSLYITDASRHLTGILSLRDLVVADPEDRVGDVMTREVVSIATDTNQEEVARVIQRYDFLAVPVVDREQRLVGIVTVDDVIDVIEQEATRDLYAAGAVQAGDEDDYFQSNLFTVARRRVVWLMVLLIANSGTAAVIASMDGVLKQVVVLAAFIPLLIGTGGNVGAQSSTVVIRGLSTQRIQSLGPGRAISREAVAGALLGMLMVVVVVPWAAYVSGGNWVVAGAAGFSLVAITTLAATAGAALPLLFNHLGLDPALMSAPFIATATDVAGVFIYLHTAAWLLERLG; translated from the coding sequence ATGAGCGAGGCAACCGGCATCAGCTCAGGCCGCAACTCCGGCGGCGCCGACCTGGCGGAACTGGTGGCCCAGCAGCTGCAGAGCTTGCTCGAGGCCGGCAACTACGACGGCGTCAAGCTGCTGTTGCAGCCCGTTCAACCGGTGGACGTGGCCGAGGCGATCGGCACCCTGCCCCGCACCCTGCAAGCCCTGGCCTTCCGGCTGCTGCCCAAGGACCAGGCGATCGAGATTTACGAATACCTCGAGCCCGCCGTGCAGCAGACCCTGCTGGAGCGGCTGCGCTCCGGTGAGGTGCTGGAACTGGTGGAGGAGATGTCGCCCGACGATCGGGTGCGCCTGTTTGATGAGCTGCCCGCCAAGGTGGTTCGGCGGCTGCTGGCGGAACTCAGCCCGGCCGAGCGTCGGGTCACGGCCCAGTTGCTGGGCTACGAAGCGGAAACCGCCGGTCGGTTGATGACGACCGAATTCATTGACCTCAAGGAGTTTCACAGCGCCGCCCAGGCCCTCTCAATCGTGCGCCGCCGGGCCCGCGACACCGAAACCATCTACAGCCTCTACATCACCGATGCGTCGCGCCACCTCACTGGAATCCTTTCACTGAGGGATCTGGTGGTCGCCGACCCCGAAGACCGGGTCGGTGACGTGATGACCCGCGAGGTGGTGAGCATCGCCACCGACACCAACCAGGAGGAGGTGGCACGGGTGATCCAGCGCTACGACTTTCTGGCCGTGCCGGTGGTGGACCGGGAGCAGCGGCTGGTGGGGATCGTCACCGTGGACGATGTGATCGATGTGATCGAGCAGGAGGCCACCCGCGACCTCTATGCCGCCGGCGCTGTGCAGGCCGGCGACGAAGACGACTACTTCCAGAGCAACCTGTTCACCGTGGCCCGGCGCCGGGTGGTGTGGCTGATGGTCCTGCTGATCGCCAACAGCGGCACCGCCGCTGTGATCGCCTCGATGGATGGGGTGCTCAAGCAGGTGGTGGTGTTGGCGGCGTTCATCCCGCTGCTGATCGGCACCGGCGGCAACGTGGGTGCCCAGAGTTCCACGGTGGTGATCCGGGGCCTGAGCACCCAGCGGATCCAGAGCCTCGGGCCAGGCCGTGCGATCAGCCGCGAGGCCGTGGCCGGTGCCCTGCTGGGCATGCTGATGGTGGTGGTGGTGGTGCCCTGGGCGGCCTATGTGTCCGGAGGGAACTGGGTGGTGGCCGGGGCGGCCGGCTTCAGCCTCGTGGCGATCACCACCCTGGCGGCCACCGCCGGGGCGGCCCTGCCGCTGCTGTTCAACCACCTCGGCCTCGATCCGGCGTTGATGTCGGCCCCGTTCATCGCCACGGCCACCGACGTGGCCGGCGTGTTCATCTACCTGCACACCGCCGCCTGGCTGCTGGAGAGGCTGGGCTGA
- a CDS encoding glutathione peroxidase, giving the protein MAVDVSDVVVKAADGSEQRLGDRAGKVLLIVNVASRCGFTKQYAGLQKLQDTYGPQGLQVLGFPCNDFGAQEPGTLPEIQQFCSTSFGASFELFEKVHAKGAATAPYDTLNQAEPAGEVAWNFEKFLIGKDGTVLGRFKSAVDPESAELSGAIEAALAA; this is encoded by the coding sequence ATGGCTGTCGACGTTTCGGATGTGGTGGTGAAGGCGGCCGATGGCAGCGAGCAGCGCCTCGGGGATCGTGCCGGCAAGGTGCTGCTGATCGTCAACGTGGCCAGCCGCTGCGGCTTCACCAAGCAGTACGCCGGCCTGCAGAAACTCCAGGACACCTACGGCCCCCAGGGCCTTCAGGTGCTCGGCTTTCCCTGCAATGACTTCGGCGCCCAGGAGCCGGGAACGCTGCCGGAAATCCAGCAGTTCTGCTCCACGAGTTTTGGCGCCAGCTTCGAATTGTTTGAGAAGGTCCACGCCAAGGGCGCTGCCACCGCCCCCTACGACACCCTCAACCAGGCCGAACCCGCGGGCGAGGTGGCCTGGAATTTCGAGAAGTTCCTGATCGGCAAGGACGGCACGGTGCTCGGGCGTTTCAAGAGCGCCGTGGATCCCGAATCCGCCGAACTCAGCGGCGCGATCGAGGCGGCGTTGGCGGCCTGA
- a CDS encoding fluoride efflux transporter FluC: protein MSAALRFDLKELALVGAGAVPGALLRWQAVVQLGPVLGGSAGANLLVNLVGSFLLGILAGPLKPASAVMLLLGIGFCGSLTTFSSWMLDVVRLQQQGHGAWAVLLVAGSLTVGLLAAALGQASSRWLLRPPTPPRSRR from the coding sequence ATGAGCGCCGCCCTGCGCTTTGACCTCAAGGAACTGGCCCTGGTGGGGGCGGGGGCCGTGCCGGGCGCCTTGCTGCGTTGGCAGGCGGTTGTTCAGCTGGGGCCGGTGCTGGGGGGCAGCGCCGGCGCCAATCTGCTGGTGAACCTGGTCGGTTCGTTCCTGCTGGGAATCCTGGCGGGCCCCCTGAAGCCAGCCAGTGCCGTGATGCTGCTGCTGGGAATCGGCTTCTGCGGTTCCCTCACCACCTTCAGCTCCTGGATGCTGGATGTGGTGCGACTGCAGCAGCAGGGGCACGGCGCCTGGGCTGTGCTGCTGGTGGCGGGCAGTCTGACCGTTGGCCTGCTGGCCGCTGCCCTGGGGCAGGCCTCCAGCCGCTGGCTGCTCAGGCCGCCAACGCCGCCTCGATCGCGCCGCTGA
- a CDS encoding FluC/FEX family fluoride channel has protein sequence MRDTLLVAVGAIPGAWLRFRLVNHFQPLIPRKHWATFAVNVGASFALGLLVALDQRSPGSPRLLLLLSTGFLGSLSTFSTFIVEVLQALQRGERREALALGLGSVLAGLLALELGLLMGGA, from the coding sequence TTGAGGGACACCTTGCTGGTGGCCGTTGGGGCGATTCCAGGGGCCTGGCTGCGTTTTCGCCTGGTCAACCACTTCCAGCCGCTGATCCCGCGCAAGCACTGGGCCACCTTCGCCGTCAACGTGGGCGCCAGCTTTGCCCTGGGGTTGCTGGTGGCCCTCGATCAGCGCAGCCCCGGCAGCCCCCGCCTGCTGCTGCTCCTGTCCACGGGATTTCTCGGCAGCCTCAGCACCTTCTCCACCTTCATCGTTGAGGTGTTGCAGGCCCTGCAGCGGGGCGAGCGGCGCGAAGCGCTGGCCCTCGGGCTGGGGTCGGTGCTGGCGGGGCTGCTGGCCCTGGAACTGGGCCTGCTCATGGGGGGGGCATGA
- a CDS encoding SH3 domain-containing protein, producing MDWRWAWVLGFALIAPAALPAGGADRRQPAVRRRLAAEPLLVADSVALRLAPRRHAPALVALQPGEPLRLLRSWVAPNGRRWLQVQADSAPGTPRRGWLVG from the coding sequence ATGGATTGGCGCTGGGCCTGGGTGCTGGGTTTCGCCCTGATCGCACCGGCGGCCCTGCCCGCTGGTGGGGCTGATCGTCGTCAGCCGGCGGTGCGTCGGCGCCTGGCCGCCGAGCCGCTGCTGGTGGCTGATTCCGTCGCCCTGCGCTTGGCTCCCCGCCGCCATGCCCCCGCCCTGGTGGCCCTGCAGCCCGGCGAACCCCTGCGGCTGCTGCGCAGCTGGGTGGCCCCGAACGGCCGCCGCTGGCTCCAGGTGCAGGCGGATTCCGCGCCTGGCACCCCACGGCGGGGCTGGCTGGTGGGTTGA